The genomic stretch GAACAGCAACTGGGCGAAGGACTCCGACTCGGTCAGGAAGCCAGTGTGGTCGCCGGGAAACTCAACGAGTTTGGTGCCGAGCTGATCGGCGAGCGCGACCGCGGTGCGGTGGAAGAGTGACCCCTCGGCCGTGGATCCGCCGGCGATGACGATTCGGTCGCCCATGGGGCGCAACGCGTTGATGTCGGGTCGGTAGCGGGTAGTTGGGCGAAGGGTGTGATGAAAGAGCCGATCGAGGATGGTCCACACGTCTTCCGGGTCGGTGAACGAATTCGGTTCGGGCGGCTGCTGGGCCGGCCGGTGGAGGCGGATGTTGGCCAGGGCGAGGTACTTCTGCAACGCCACGGGGCGGTTCTCACGGTAAAGGTCGCAGATCTCATCGATGGCGGCGCGCATCTGTTCGCGGTCGATCAACAACTCGAGCAGCGGGGGCTCGTGCGCGACCAGCGCCCTGACCTGTTCAGGGTGCTGGGCAGCCAACACAAGCGCGGTTACAGCGCCTCCGCTGCTGCCGAACAAGTACACCGGCCCGGCGTCGAGCGTCGAAATGAGCCGGTGCACGTCGTCGGCCATCAACTCTGGCTCTGCCTCCTGGGTTGGGTCTTCCAGAGGGCTGCCGATGACCCCACGGGGGTCGAAGGTCACGACCGTGAAGTGCTCGGCCAGCAGCTGCGAGATCGGCGCGAACCCCTTGCAGCCCATCGGTAGACCGACCACAACGAGCAGGGGACCTGCGCCTTGGATCTCGTAGTGCAAGCGCGCGCCAGGCACCTTCAGGCTCTGCACCACCGGTTTGTCATTCGCCATGCTCAGTTGGTCCTCTCTGCTGTTGGGGAGTCTGCCGTCTCCGTGGGTTCACGGGGTCATCGACAGCTCGCGGATCATCTCCTCAGGCACGGTGACGTCATCGAACCAGCGTCCGCCGAAGGGGCGGGGTATGGGCAGGATCTGGTCGCTGGAATAAGCGAGGATCTTGCGGTTGTAAGCACGCATCTCGTCTCGCAGGGTTGCGGGAAGCCGGCCGTCCAGGGAGAGAGCGTGATCCATCTCCGCAAGGAGCCGCTTGGTCTGGTCAATTGTCTTCAGCACCGCTTCGCAAAACACGCTGGACAAAACACCGTGCTCGCCCTTGATACTCACCAACCGCTCGATCGCCTCATAGGAGACATCCTGGATGCCGCGTCGGCTCAACCACTTGGTCTCGTAGTTCAGCCGGCGGTACCAGAGCGGTTCGACCATGGCCTGCCGATGTTCCTCCAGCGTGCGGTGGTGGATTCGGTAGCCATGCTTGTCGGGCTCCTCGAAGAAGCGGCAGCCCGGGTCCAGGAAGGGCACCATGGGACAGATGAGCGGCAGGACCGGCTGCCCCGCGAATTTGCGGATCAGGTGCTCCGAGTAGGTGACCGTGTCGCGCACGGACTGCCTGTCCTGATATGGCATGCCGATGAAAAACCAAATCATCACGCCCTTGACACCGGCATCCAGCGCGCGTGGAATCCATTCCTCCATCTCGGCCATTGTGTATGTGCCGCGACCGGCTGCCCTGCTGATCTTTGGGTCGTGCGACTCGGGAGAGAGCATGATGTACGAGTCTGTGGATGTGCCCATCTTCTTCAGCGTGTCGTGGGGCGTCAGGTTGAATTGCTCGAAGAAGACGCTCCGGTACCCGAGGTCGTGCACGGCGTCGAGGTACGTGTGCATCCTTGCTTTGCCCTCTGAGTAGCACTGGAGGGCGTAGATGGAGGTGTGTTTGGCCGCCTCGCCCATCGTCTTGAGCTCTTCGACGATCAGGTCGTTGTCCTTCTGCACCAGGGTTTTGGTGCCCACCTCCATGATGTTGCGATAGGCGAAGCGGGAGCCGCCGCACCAGCCGCAGTCGTGGGCGCACCCGGTGTTCGGCAGCGTCATGATCAGCTTGCTGGCAAGCGGTGTCACAGGCGTGTTCTGGTAGTAGGACCAGTCATTCCTGACGTTGTTGTAGTCCGTGGCGGGTTTGTGGCTGAATCCTGTGGTCTCGACCCGGTCATTACCCTTGTAGAGGAGGTTGGGTATCGAGCTGAAGTCTCGGCCACCCCGGACCACGGCCTCGACCAGCTGGGTGATGGGGGCGAGAGTGTCGTAGCCCTGGACAACGACGTCCACTTGCGGGTACTGGATGAGTTCCCGGGCAAAGTAGGTCGCCGAGATGCCACCGAAGACGATCAGCGACTCTGGATGAATTCGCTTTACCACTTCAGCCAGCTCGATGGCGCCGTTGCATTGGGTCATCCAGTGCAGGTCGAAGCCGAAGACCGGCGCTTCCAGCCGCTCGATCAGTCGCTCGACATCGAGATCCGGGTGCTTCAACATCAGGGAGGCGATGTTGACGATCTGGCAGTCGAAGTCGTGGTCGGCCAGCTGTTGCTTGATCGAGAACCAGCCGATGGGGTACATCTCGTAGACGGACGTGACGTTGACGCTGTCGCTGTCACTCAGGTAGGCGAACAGGATGTCGTCACGGTCCCGGAAGTCGTACACGCTGGGCGCATGTAGCAGGAACATGTCCGCGTTCAATTTCACTGGGACATCCAAACTATTTGTTGGCGGTGACGACAGTATTCACTTTCGCGACAGGCTCTCGTGCACGATCTCACTCAGGGTGCGCACGGACTTGAAGGTAGTGGCGGTGACGTCCATCAATGGCACGTGGACGCCGAACCTCTCCCCGAGGTGCGCGATCAGAGTGGCAGTGTTCAGGGAGTTGAGTATCCCGAGTTCGAGCAACGGGGTGTCCGCGTCGAGCTCACCCTCTGGGTCCCCGGCCAGGAAGCTCTCGCGGATGAAGGTGAGCAACTCGGACGAAATGTCTTCTCGGGTCTGGGTCGTCATTTCTCACCCTTGAACTTTCTGTGCGCCGTGGAGTGGTATTTGCAGAGCCGCGAGGTCGAGCTTCCCCCGATCGTTGTGAGGCAGCTGGTCGACGAAGCGGATGTCACCGGGGATCATGTGGGGTGCGAGTCTGTCGGCCAGGTGTCGACGCAGCGCGACGTTTCCAAAACTGCTTCCCTGGCTTCGGATCACGAACGCGGCCAGGTTCCGGTCCAGCCCCTCGCCCACCGCGACGACGGCGGCCTCGGCGACCCCTGGGTGGGAGTTCAGCGCGGCGACCACGTCTCCGAGTTCGATCCGGTGTCCACGGATTTTCACCATGTCGTCGTGGCGCCCTAGGTAATCGAACGAACCATCTGGCCGGACCTTGACTCGATCGCCGGTCGCGTAGGGGCCCTCCTGTGGCTGCCGGCCCCAGTAACCGGCAAAGACTGTCGGCCCGCTGACGACCAGCTCGCCCTCCTCACCGGGTTCGGCTTCCGAACCGTCGGGGCGGCGAGCCCAGACCCGGTCGCCGCTGCACGGCCTTCCGATCGGGACTGGCAGGTCGCGCGCGAGGTCCGCGGGGCGGACCTCGTGATAGGTGCACACGTTGGTCTCGGTAGGTCCGTACAGATTGAGCAGCCGGGCGTCGGACCAGGCGGCGAGGGCTCGGACATAGCCGATCGGAAACGGCTCGCCGGCGAACAGTAGCGCGCGGAGCGTCTCGGGCGCGGGCCGGTCGAGCAGACCGCCGTCACGCAGCATGAGAATCAGAACGGAAGGCACGGAATACCACACGCTGATCCGCTCGCGGTGCAGGAACTCGACCAGCCGTTCCGGGGCGTACGCGAACTCGGCGTGTATCGGACACACGGCCGCCCCCACGGTGAAGGCTGCATAGAGGTCGAGGACGGAGAGGTCGAACGAAAGCCCTGAATGGTTGGCAAAGCGGTCCTGCGGGCCGGGAGCGAGTTCCGCAACGGCCCAATCGATGAAGGCCAGGGCACTGCGGTGGCTGACGCAGACGCCCTTGGGTGTCCCGGTCGAACCCGAGGTGTAGAGGATATAGGCGAGATCGTCTGGTTCAACGCGCGTGTTCACCGGTGCAGTCGGGAGGGCGTTGGGCACCGGCGCGGCGTCGAGATCAACACACGCTAGGCGGTCGCGAAGGGGGCTGGGAACCCGCGCGGACAGGTCGTCCGGAGCACACAGGGCGAGCGCCCCGGACTCGCGCGCGATCGCCGCGAACCGCTCGGGGGGAGTGAGGGGATCGACCGGGATGTAGATCGCACCGAGGCGCAGGACCGCCTGCATAGCGGCGATCGCGTTGGCAGACTTTGGGGACCAGATCAGCACTCGATCCCCCTTTTCGATTCCACGACCGGACAGCCTGCCCGCCAGGTCGTTGGCTCGTTCGTCGAGTTCTCCGTAGCTCATCGAACCGGCGGGTCCGATAACCGCAGGAGCGTTGGGCGTGCGAGCTGCGGAGGCGGCAAGCAGGTCGTGGAGGCCGCGCCGATCACTCATGCTTCGGCTCCTGTGCGCAGTAGGAAAGGTTGGTTGGTCAAGTGAGCGGCTGACGGCACGAAAGGCTTTGGTCCTACCGTCAGAGATCACTTGCTACTCCAGCTTTCGACCCGACCGCTCATAACCCCATGCTCCTTGCGACAACCTCCCGTTGAATCTCCGTCGTTCCCGAGAAGATGT from Streptomyces roseochromogenus subsp. oscitans DS 12.976 encodes the following:
- a CDS encoding amino acid adenylation domain-containing protein, encoding MSDRRGLHDLLAASAARTPNAPAVIGPAGSMSYGELDERANDLAGRLSGRGIEKGDRVLIWSPKSANAIAAMQAVLRLGAIYIPVDPLTPPERFAAIARESGALALCAPDDLSARVPSPLRDRLACVDLDAAPVPNALPTAPVNTRVEPDDLAYILYTSGSTGTPKGVCVSHRSALAFIDWAVAELAPGPQDRFANHSGLSFDLSVLDLYAAFTVGAAVCPIHAEFAYAPERLVEFLHRERISVWYSVPSVLILMLRDGGLLDRPAPETLRALLFAGEPFPIGYVRALAAWSDARLLNLYGPTETNVCTYHEVRPADLARDLPVPIGRPCSGDRVWARRPDGSEAEPGEEGELVVSGPTVFAGYWGRQPQEGPYATGDRVKVRPDGSFDYLGRHDDMVKIRGHRIELGDVVAALNSHPGVAEAAVVAVGEGLDRNLAAFVIRSQGSSFGNVALRRHLADRLAPHMIPGDIRFVDQLPHNDRGKLDLAALQIPLHGAQKVQG
- a CDS encoding B12-binding domain-containing radical SAM protein; its protein translation is MKLNADMFLLHAPSVYDFRDRDDILFAYLSDSDSVNVTSVYEMYPIGWFSIKQQLADHDFDCQIVNIASLMLKHPDLDVERLIERLEAPVFGFDLHWMTQCNGAIELAEVVKRIHPESLIVFGGISATYFARELIQYPQVDVVVQGYDTLAPITQLVEAVVRGGRDFSSIPNLLYKGNDRVETTGFSHKPATDYNNVRNDWSYYQNTPVTPLASKLIMTLPNTGCAHDCGWCGGSRFAYRNIMEVGTKTLVQKDNDLIVEELKTMGEAAKHTSIYALQCYSEGKARMHTYLDAVHDLGYRSVFFEQFNLTPHDTLKKMGTSTDSYIMLSPESHDPKISRAAGRGTYTMAEMEEWIPRALDAGVKGVMIWFFIGMPYQDRQSVRDTVTYSEHLIRKFAGQPVLPLICPMVPFLDPGCRFFEEPDKHGYRIHHRTLEEHRQAMVEPLWYRRLNYETKWLSRRGIQDVSYEAIERLVSIKGEHGVLSSVFCEAVLKTIDQTKRLLAEMDHALSLDGRLPATLRDEMRAYNRKILAYSSDQILPIPRPFGGRWFDDVTVPEEMIRELSMTP
- a CDS encoding alpha/beta fold hydrolase, which codes for MANDKPVVQSLKVPGARLHYEIQGAGPLLVVVGLPMGCKGFAPISQLLAEHFTVVTFDPRGVIGSPLEDPTQEAEPELMADDVHRLISTLDAGPVYLFGSSGGAVTALVLAAQHPEQVRALVAHEPPLLELLIDREQMRAAIDEICDLYRENRPVALQKYLALANIRLHRPAQQPPEPNSFTDPEDVWTILDRLFHHTLRPTTRYRPDINALRPMGDRIVIAGGSTAEGSLFHRTAVALADQLGTKLVEFPGDHTGFLTESESFAQLLFEVLTNARPA
- a CDS encoding acyl carrier protein, with translation MTTQTREDISSELLTFIRESFLAGDPEGELDADTPLLELGILNSLNTATLIAHLGERFGVHVPLMDVTATTFKSVRTLSEIVHESLSRK